A region of Lathamus discolor isolate bLatDis1 chromosome 18, bLatDis1.hap1, whole genome shotgun sequence DNA encodes the following proteins:
- the GJB3 gene encoding gap junction beta-3 protein isoform X1, whose protein sequence is MDWKTLQALLSGVNKYSTAFGRIWLSVVFVFRVLVYVVAAERVWGDEQKDFDCNTRQPGCTNVCYDHFFPISHIRLWALQLIFVTCPSLLVIMHVAYREDREKKNREKNGEDCPKLYSNTGKKHGGLWWTYLLSLFFKLIIEILFLYLLHKMWDSFDLPRLVKCSNVDPCPNIVDCYIARPTEKRVFTYFMVGASSICIVLTVCEIFYLIFKRVVRRARRWKKSTKRSVSYSKASTCRCHLKNEEKDKSQTRCVTALRGSAPSLAAV, encoded by the coding sequence ATGGATTGGAAGACGCTGCAGGCGCTGCTCAGTGGGGTCAACAAGTACTCCACAGCCTTCGGCCGCATCTGGCTCTCCGTGGTCTTTGTTTTCCGCGTGCTGGTCTACGTGGTGGCTGCCGAGCGCGTGTGGGGAGACGAGCAGAAGGACTTTGACTGCAACACGCGGCAGCCCGGCTGCACCAACGTCTGCTATGACCACTTCTTCCCCATCTCCCACATCCGCCTCTGGGCCCTGCAGCTCATCTTTGTCACTTGTCCTTCCCTCCTGGTCATCATGCACGTGGCCTACAGGGAGGACCGCGAGAAGAAGAACCGGGAGAAGAATGGGGAGGACTGCCCCAAGCTCTACAGCAACACGGGCAAGAAGCACGGCGGGCTGTGGTGGACCTACCTGCTCAGCCTCTTCTTCAAGCTGATCATAGAGATCCTGTTCCTCTACCTCCTGCACAAGATGTGGGACAGCTTCGACTTGCCACGGCTGGTCAAGTGCTCCAACGTGGACCCCTGCCCCAACATCGTGGACTGCTACATCGCTCGGCCGACCGAGAAGAGGGTCTTCACTTACTTCATGGTCGGAGCTTCCTCCATCTGCATCGTCCTCACCGTCTGTGAGATCTTCTACCTCATCTTCAAGCGGGTCGTGCGGCGTGCGCGGAGGTGGAAGAAGTCCACCAAGCGCTCGGTCAGCTACAGCAAGGCCTCCACGTGCCGGTGCCACCTCAAGAATGAGGAGAAGGACAAGTCCCAGACGAGGTGCGTGACCGCCCTGcggggctcagctcccagcctcGCTGCTGTCTGA
- the GJB3 gene encoding gap junction beta-3 protein isoform X2, with amino-acid sequence MDWKTLQALLSGVNKYSTAFGRIWLSVVFVFRVLVYVVAAERVWGDEQKDFDCNTRQPGCTNVCYDHFFPISHIRLWALQLIFVTCPSLLVIMHVAYREDREKKNREKNGEDCPKLYSNTGKKHGGLWWTYLLSLFFKLIIEILFLYLLHKMWDSFDLPRLVKCSNVDPCPNIVDCYIARPTEKRVFTYFMVGASSICIVLTVCEIFYLIFKRVVRRARRWKKSTKRSVSYSKASTCRCHLKNEEKDKSQTRGEEL; translated from the exons ATGGATTGGAAGACGCTGCAGGCGCTGCTCAGTGGGGTCAACAAGTACTCCACAGCCTTCGGCCGCATCTGGCTCTCCGTGGTCTTTGTTTTCCGCGTGCTGGTCTACGTGGTGGCTGCCGAGCGCGTGTGGGGAGACGAGCAGAAGGACTTTGACTGCAACACGCGGCAGCCCGGCTGCACCAACGTCTGCTATGACCACTTCTTCCCCATCTCCCACATCCGCCTCTGGGCCCTGCAGCTCATCTTTGTCACTTGTCCTTCCCTCCTGGTCATCATGCACGTGGCCTACAGGGAGGACCGCGAGAAGAAGAACCGGGAGAAGAATGGGGAGGACTGCCCCAAGCTCTACAGCAACACGGGCAAGAAGCACGGCGGGCTGTGGTGGACCTACCTGCTCAGCCTCTTCTTCAAGCTGATCATAGAGATCCTGTTCCTCTACCTCCTGCACAAGATGTGGGACAGCTTCGACTTGCCACGGCTGGTCAAGTGCTCCAACGTGGACCCCTGCCCCAACATCGTGGACTGCTACATCGCTCGGCCGACCGAGAAGAGGGTCTTCACTTACTTCATGGTCGGAGCTTCCTCCATCTGCATCGTCCTCACCGTCTGTGAGATCTTCTACCTCATCTTCAAGCGGGTCGTGCGGCGTGCGCGGAGGTGGAAGAAGTCCACCAAGCGCTCGGTCAGCTACAGCAAGGCCTCCACGTGCCGGTGCCACCTCAAGAATGAGGAGAAGGACAAGTCCCAGACGAG AGGAGAGGAGCTGTGA